One Roseomonas gilardii subsp. gilardii genomic region harbors:
- a CDS encoding O-antigen ligase domain-containing protein — protein sequence MPRPDAAAPGSLAGMAAAVLFLAGALKSVPQTAALPDITLLSAGALAVTFPWLLASRRWTVLRPVALPLAAAGALWLWMVLAATWSSSAEILAQKLPEAVLLGPAMLATGMATGADAAARRWLVATAMLTGPFVAAGVAWGLASGEVVLGGLVGATDATRVQYQLAGLAMACGAGLAAVRLVEAGRAGRVAWALLLLGLALGALLPGGRAALLSLGVAVTLAPAARLWTGRRPLAAAGWIGAMVLAGGLGLGLLYADPGRSQGLRTLERFTGEGIAASARPVLWLAALDWAGASMPLGLGAGGFTVAAGYGERRGMYPHNHALEALAEEGPLGLLLWLGAFGGGAAVVLVRLLALPEDLEPERVGRIVALVIPVAIGAMVSTDLGNRMVWFALGLALSLGIRAQRA from the coding sequence GTGCCGCGTCCCGATGCCGCCGCGCCCGGCTCGCTGGCCGGGATGGCCGCGGCGGTGCTGTTCCTGGCCGGGGCGCTGAAATCCGTGCCGCAGACCGCCGCCCTGCCGGACATCACCCTGCTGTCCGCCGGGGCCCTGGCGGTCACCTTCCCCTGGCTCCTGGCCTCCCGCCGCTGGACGGTGCTGCGTCCGGTGGCGCTGCCGCTCGCCGCCGCGGGGGCGCTCTGGCTCTGGATGGTGCTGGCCGCGACCTGGAGCAGTTCGGCGGAGATCCTGGCGCAGAAGTTGCCGGAGGCGGTCCTGCTCGGCCCCGCCATGCTCGCGACGGGCATGGCGACCGGGGCGGATGCGGCGGCCCGGCGATGGCTGGTGGCCACGGCGATGCTGACCGGCCCCTTCGTCGCGGCGGGCGTGGCCTGGGGCCTCGCCTCGGGTGAGGTCGTGCTCGGCGGCCTGGTCGGGGCCACGGATGCGACGCGGGTGCAGTACCAGCTCGCCGGGCTCGCCATGGCCTGCGGCGCCGGGCTGGCGGCGGTGCGGCTGGTGGAGGCGGGCCGGGCCGGGCGGGTGGCCTGGGCGCTGCTGCTGCTGGGCCTCGCCCTGGGGGCGCTGCTGCCGGGCGGGCGGGCGGCGCTGCTCTCGCTGGGCGTGGCGGTCACTCTGGCCCCGGCGGCACGGCTCTGGACCGGCCGCCGCCCGCTGGCCGCCGCAGGCTGGATCGGCGCGATGGTCCTGGCCGGGGGGCTCGGCCTGGGCCTGCTCTATGCCGATCCCGGCCGCAGCCAGGGCCTGCGCACGCTGGAACGCTTCACCGGAGAGGGCATCGCCGCCTCGGCCCGCCCCGTGCTCTGGTTGGCAGCGCTGGACTGGGCCGGGGCCTCCATGCCGCTCGGCCTCGGTGCCGGGGGCTTCACCGTCGCCGCTGGCTATGGCGAGCGGCGCGGCATGTATCCGCACAACCACGCGCTGGAGGCCCTGGCCGAGGAAGGCCCGCTCGGCCTGCTGCTCTGGCTCGGCGCCTTCGGGGGCGGCGCGGCGGTGGTCCTCGTCCGGCTCCTCGCCCTGCCGGAGGATCTGGAGCCCGAGCGGGTGGGGCGGATCGTGGCGCTGGTGATCCCGGTGGCGATCGGCGCCATGGTTTCCACCGATCTGGGCAACCGCATGGTCTGGTTCGCGCTGGGCCTCGCCCTGTCGCTGGGCATCAGGGCGCAGCGTGCCTGA
- a CDS encoding sugar transferase: MPEPGKGASGPEEGLYARRLKRGLDLAGAALMLVLLAPLLLGTAFAVALAFGRPVLFRQCRAGWRGQVFTILKLRSMRDPAWPGEPDSARLTRFGRCLRASGLDELPQLVNILRGEMSLVGPRPLPPAYTPLYTARQARRLAVRPGLLGPVTARGRNALPWGERLEWDAHYVARVTLAGDIAIILASLTLLLRGRGATAPGHASSPAFTGACLGTPPTGPSAPPVAGAESMAPR; this comes from the coding sequence GTGCCTGAGCCAGGGAAAGGGGCATCCGGACCGGAGGAAGGCCTCTATGCCAGGCGCCTGAAGCGCGGGCTCGACCTTGCGGGCGCGGCGCTGATGCTGGTGCTGCTCGCGCCGCTGCTGCTCGGCACCGCGTTCGCCGTCGCCCTGGCCTTTGGCCGCCCGGTGCTGTTCCGGCAGTGCCGCGCCGGCTGGCGGGGGCAGGTCTTCACCATCCTCAAGCTCCGCTCGATGCGCGACCCCGCCTGGCCGGGCGAACCCGATTCGGCGCGGCTCACCCGCTTCGGACGCTGCCTGCGTGCCAGCGGGCTGGATGAGCTGCCGCAACTGGTGAACATCCTGCGCGGCGAGATGAGCCTCGTCGGGCCCCGTCCCCTGCCGCCCGCCTATACCCCCCTCTACACGGCGCGGCAGGCCCGCCGCCTCGCCGTCCGGCCCGGCCTGCTCGGCCCGGTGACGGCGCGCGGCCGCAACGCCCTGCCGTGGGGGGAGCGGCTGGAATGGGACGCCCACTATGTCGCCCGCGTCACCCTGGCGGGCGACATCGCCATCATCCTCGCCAGCCTGACGCTGCTGCTGCGCGGGCGGGGCGCCACGGCGCCCGGCCATGCCAGCAGCCCCGCCTTCACCGGCGCCTGCCTCGGCACGCCCCCCACCGGCCCGTCCGCGCCGCCCGTGGCGGGGGCGGAGAGCATGGCGCCACGCTGA
- a CDS encoding DegT/DnrJ/EryC1/StrS family aminotransferase, which yields MGMDVSAAGETALLSFSDTLFSPPGPIRHTVPPPPLSPARIHLSPPQLCGEEEQALRETLASGWLAPAGPALPAFEAAIAACTGFRHVAALASGTAALHLGYRLLGLEPGDEVWTSTLTFVATVAPAAQMGARLGFLDVSPESWTLDPERLREALARAARQGRLPRVVVPVDLYGQCADLAAITEICTRWGVPVLSDSAEALGALQHGRSAGRGARLAAFSFNGNKIVTGGGGGALASDDGALIAQARHLATQAKEPSPHYQHETTGYSYGLSSLLAAVGRAQLRHLEVRVAQRRAVFARYAAGLAGLPGLRLMPEPVWSRSSRWLTAMLVDPAEAGTDREAIRLALEAASVESRPVWKPLHLQPAFRQASHLGGVVAASLFEQGLCLPSGTMTPAEQDRVIGIIRDCFTPARPSRGRSRP from the coding sequence ATGGGTATGGATGTGAGCGCCGCCGGGGAGACAGCGCTCCTGTCCTTCTCCGACACGCTGTTCAGCCCGCCCGGACCGATCCGGCATACCGTCCCGCCGCCTCCCCTTTCGCCCGCCCGCATCCATCTCTCCCCGCCGCAGCTTTGCGGGGAGGAGGAACAGGCGCTGCGCGAGACGCTGGCCAGCGGCTGGCTCGCCCCCGCCGGCCCCGCCCTGCCGGCCTTCGAGGCCGCCATCGCCGCCTGCACCGGCTTCCGCCATGTCGCCGCCCTCGCCTCCGGCACGGCAGCGCTGCATCTCGGCTACCGGCTGCTTGGCCTCGAACCCGGTGATGAGGTCTGGACCAGCACCCTGACCTTCGTGGCCACGGTGGCGCCCGCGGCGCAGATGGGCGCGCGCCTGGGCTTCCTCGATGTTTCCCCGGAAAGCTGGACGCTGGACCCGGAGCGGCTGCGCGAGGCCCTGGCCCGCGCGGCCCGGCAGGGCCGCCTGCCGCGCGTGGTGGTGCCGGTGGACCTTTACGGGCAATGCGCCGACCTCGCCGCGATCACGGAGATCTGCACCCGCTGGGGCGTGCCGGTGCTGAGCGACAGCGCCGAGGCGCTGGGGGCCTTGCAGCACGGGCGTTCCGCCGGGCGGGGGGCGCGGCTGGCGGCCTTTTCCTTCAACGGTAACAAGATCGTCACCGGCGGCGGCGGCGGTGCCCTGGCCTCGGATGACGGGGCCCTGATTGCCCAGGCCCGCCATCTCGCCACCCAGGCCAAGGAGCCCTCGCCCCATTACCAGCATGAGACCACAGGCTATTCCTACGGCCTGTCCTCGCTGCTGGCGGCGGTCGGCCGGGCGCAGCTCCGGCACCTGGAGGTGCGGGTGGCCCAGCGCCGCGCCGTCTTCGCGCGCTATGCCGCCGGGCTGGCGGGGCTGCCTGGCCTGCGCCTGATGCCGGAACCCGTCTGGAGCCGCTCCTCGCGCTGGCTCACCGCCATGCTGGTCGACCCCGCCGAGGCGGGCACGGACCGCGAGGCCATCCGCCTGGCGCTGGAGGCTGCCTCGGTCGAAAGCCGCCCGGTCTGGAAGCCGCTGCATCTCCAGCCCGCCTTCCGGCAGGCGAGCCATCTTGGCGGCGTCGTCGCCGCCTCGCTCTTCGAGCAGGGCCTCTGCCTGCCCTCCGGCACCATGACCCCGGCGGAGCAGGACCGGGTGATCGGCATCATCCGCGACTGCTTCACGCCCGCCCGCCCCTCGCGCGGGAGGTCCCGGCCGTGA
- a CDS encoding glycosyltransferase family 4 protein — protein sequence MTVPLRILYLHQHYSAPAGSTATRAHAMASGLAARGHDVTLACGRYDGAETGLEGHFRRGRRQGRAPGPAGFGIVEFDIRCGNAQGRAERLMAFGRYAAAASALALSRPWDLVVASSTPLTVAVPALAARRLRGTPFVFEIRDPWPELPRAMGEAPGWALAGMEALADAACRRASAVIGLTEGMADTARARGTDPARLHVVPNGCDLDLFGPQRAPWRPACAAPWECLAVYAGAHGRANGLDALLDAAAELRLAGENRIRILLVGEGGEKPRLIAEAASRGLGNVSFLDPLPKPRLAALLAGAQVALHCLAPVPEFAEWTAPNKLMDGLAAGLPVVTNLPGRAARIVAEGPSGIATPPGDARALAEALARLAVRPGLRAAMGAAARAQAQRRWDRRLQVRQFCAVVEAAAQPLPRLALAPA from the coding sequence GTGACCGTGCCGCTGCGCATCCTCTATCTGCACCAGCACTATTCCGCCCCGGCCGGCAGCACCGCCACGCGCGCCCATGCCATGGCCTCCGGGCTGGCGGCGCGAGGCCACGACGTGACGCTGGCCTGCGGCCGCTATGATGGCGCCGAGACCGGCCTGGAGGGGCACTTCCGCCGGGGCCGGCGGCAGGGGCGCGCCCCCGGACCGGCGGGCTTCGGCATCGTGGAGTTCGACATCCGCTGCGGCAATGCCCAGGGCCGGGCGGAGCGCCTGATGGCCTTCGGGCGCTACGCCGCCGCGGCCTCGGCGCTGGCACTGTCGCGCCCCTGGGATCTGGTGGTCGCCTCCTCCACCCCGCTCACCGTGGCGGTCCCGGCACTGGCCGCGCGCCGCCTGCGCGGCACGCCCTTCGTCTTCGAGATCCGGGACCCCTGGCCCGAACTGCCGCGCGCCATGGGCGAGGCTCCGGGCTGGGCCCTTGCCGGGATGGAGGCCCTGGCCGATGCCGCCTGCCGCCGGGCCTCGGCGGTGATCGGGCTCACCGAGGGCATGGCCGACACGGCACGGGCGCGTGGCACCGATCCCGCGCGGCTGCATGTCGTGCCCAATGGCTGCGACCTCGACCTGTTCGGGCCGCAGCGCGCGCCCTGGCGCCCCGCCTGCGCCGCACCCTGGGAATGCCTCGCGGTCTATGCCGGGGCGCATGGCCGCGCCAACGGGCTCGACGCGCTGCTCGACGCCGCCGCCGAGTTGCGCCTGGCCGGCGAGAACCGCATCCGCATCCTGCTGGTCGGCGAGGGGGGCGAGAAGCCGCGCCTGATCGCCGAGGCTGCCTCCCGGGGGCTGGGCAATGTCAGCTTCCTCGACCCCCTGCCCAAGCCCCGGCTGGCGGCACTGCTGGCCGGGGCGCAGGTGGCGCTGCACTGCCTCGCCCCGGTGCCGGAATTCGCCGAATGGACGGCGCCCAACAAGCTGATGGACGGGCTGGCCGCCGGGCTGCCGGTGGTGACCAACCTCCCCGGCCGCGCCGCGCGGATCGTCGCGGAGGGGCCGAGCGGCATCGCCACCCCGCCGGGTGATGCCCGCGCCCTGGCCGAGGCCCTGGCGCGGCTGGCGGTCCGGCCCGGCCTGCGCGCCGCCATGGGCGCCGCCGCCCGCGCCCAGGCGCAGCGGCGCTGGGACCGGCGGCTGCAGGTCCGGCAGTTCTGCGCGGTGGTGGAGGCGGCGGCGCAGCCCCTGCCACGG